The genomic stretch tgatttggtggggaaatgcaagccagctgtcagaatgctgccttctaccacctcagttctattggacagtcgacatggacattttaactgatatcattgttgctaactctgtgggcagggcaaaatctccagagagcctcacagtaatgtgggctgacaatatgggacccacacttataccagtgcaaaacaagaacagggcaatggcaagagacctcatcaggttgcaggaagaaaggagatgtccatatgtcaccaaggataaagccaatgacaagtactaatttgacatttgcacttggttcttatcccaaaggtgcttcctacacaagagatcacatgaccacagagtgtcatttgtcaaagaaccaagaacttgttcaaaactctacataggatccaatgtatcacatggatatgcaataatatgatatgttattcatctgtcaccatttctagactgcagcttcaaaacgagcagcaaaatatgcttgcacaataattcagtttctgaaaagtggttaacttcccagaatacttgtgcataggcagagcaatgaacaattccattacatgaggtggttggctggttgtgagtgtaaattagaaaggtggtaagagaagcaaagatgtatcaaattggcaaattttatcagatattgttaagctaacaggtccctacctgataatgctggttctgtccgttgatggtctttatctttcttgttaaagtcaaccaaatatttctggttcagtgcacaatcaagatgtacctccttgctctcctgcttcagtgggaccaacttcttcctacatgtgttctccatcaggagctggctgagcaggtttctggaaatacagtctgcatagtaagatcatgctgtccctttctcccattcctactcccaagtcccactaactctaccaggtcccagatacccatgaagacttaataaaatgcatcttgatacatataaggctgctgcacagaacataaagagttaattcggggaagaataaattgtttgcttggcctgacaccaattagtgtccacacctctgagaaagaacatggatccacaactatccatgaaagcccaatgcatgggggcaacatgaattagtactgggccaacaccctcaaaagaggtcagtagaaccaagagaaggtcatgctaaccatgtggtccacgcactgagtgttgtaaaacctggtgtgacaccataggtccaggtcagcctaataaacttctgctgacttcaatcagtgctgttctctctagagccttttgaagatgcctcgacaatcctgggatgaggaacagtcttttatggaactgaaaactgagtcctaatgaccctggaacactgatgggtaaatagcacaagagatagaaccagagctgaagaccgtccaatccagaacaaagaaagtcagaaatggccattccacaagtgatagcctttctgaccaggacttacctagagaaggtaatctccttcttcagcttatggttgttctcatggacctcagtgttctccatctctaagttgtgcagaattgacatgaccgcctcctccattctctccaggtcttcataatatggatttggcctgaagtgtgacctggccccaaatgatagaatacaatgaacatcggcatttaggaatatatgaactcagggtgggtcctaaattaccccaggctgctgcctggatcttccagcactcagtcacctgcctagcaagtacagagactcaccataaactcactgcaattacactcttgcaaagccaccagctgtcaagggctttgcaaatgcacactgggaactcactctccctgattttatccctgaattcttcattcagaccacaagttctgctttaaaataaatggaagcagatgagtccattttcaatctcactcctcaggaagggtcaggttctgaatctccactatatgggaggtgaggtttagcacagggtggttagggaggcacagctttctagaacccaaaaccttaataggataagaaggtgaccttgcagacccaggaatgaaacaagagcatttggagcgattcatacctgttcttcatggatctctctgtcagaaacctcaggcgatctctcaggtcatttctctcctcggtaatgagctgcagctctttaatcagcctctccttttccttcttggcctgattctcgcttagttcagtgccaggggatgatgtttctctcccagcgtctgtaggtagaagaacacaagtgaacctgcatggggagaatgcatagagtgttcatagacctcagtgaggcctaaacaggagaataagccaggaacccagtgtcactgctaggcgattggtctatgcttaagaggcctcctcagtggatctcagttctcccactactctatagatacCAAGAGacataagcagccaggtgttccctatgccggacatcacgtgcttacatgtaccacggagatggcttctccaggattatcatcagctgaacagggtacagcttggtttcaggaccctcactcctgtggcttcagaactcagatgataaattcaccatccagaaaacttgagtgattggagacactcagatgccctaccctgatactctaagccaacaactttggatttaaaacgcatttccggggaggatatgttcaacagacttatcagtgtccctatgtgaaataccaaatgccccagaagtgcgaataggttacaggctgaatcttggtctacacgatccaaatagttttggtattttagaaacatgtttgtaacacacactctaatatataaagctaacgatgaccctgccagttagaagaaatcagagaaggtctaagaacataaggttattgcctggagcacaatctctccctgttactactgtcagatacccactgtatttaaagaagcaatgatagtgaaatacattgctgccctgtctaaactcagaaaaggtggaccctccatgactactgatgaggttattatatcaatgtaacagaacaaatgaactgaaaagtaaagaccagaagtccacagtataatagcattggccttaccatatcctcccagtggggatggggaaactaaagttctgaaatcctgactttcaggaattgtgatattcatggaaattcaattccttttcagatgctccagttgttgtggcccattgctagaaaggtcagcgtaagcctgcagccaccctggcaggaagctcaaaatacactgcccagaacttactccacattccccagaagtgctgtctttgtccatcattactttgagacgaaaggccagactccttcactctagtctctccagaatcgatgttccccctcccaaaacgcttgcgaagatgggaaaacatgtcttagcttgtaactgccagactcagactgagagaaactagggcactggtcgtcactacaacactggtgacatcacagaggattccagaactctctaggagacaatagaatgtccaagaagggacagctgatgtcacggggagcagactttgcctccctgctaatgttctccctgtactgagcataagcagaggtgccctttccaggagactttcctggggcaaaGCCACTGAGCATcacctgcttccaaagccaaattttcctcaaggcttgattataaaaaccttagtaattcctatgcatctaaatgaatgtttcctttcaaatctttcccaaaaaatgtctcatcctaactcaaattgtcctcattcaccaatgttagccattaaaacttcctgagatttcataccagcttgaatatgcagtcaaaagttctcctgtctcattatgtacaggtgctttatatcacatcaagaaatagtctgcatggtaggttacaacatgggtgtgtgttaagggaacactcatgaagtcatgtgcttagcaatcgacaattgccagaaaattccttaggagaaagagttgaagtctttaaggtgctaggaaaagtgtggagaccagttggcagaggaaaatgcaatattggagacaccagtgaagggaacctcatgctgcttgtggggttctgctctctgcaccaatgtcgctaaAGGAGCACtgatcacaggcctgagtaagatgtaccatgagcttctatcagaaaaataaaataaacaagagatatagagggtgcacagaaatgtctaaaatgaggctataaacatctttaagtggatagagcaaggtcccagcacctgtacactgggaaatggccaccacaccaaacacaaaagtagtaacacatttatcatagtaaaacacatttataatagtaaaaaatgaatactttatagaatgcacccactaacactgattgatcacatccgtagttcaaattttgggggcaaattcatggccttaactacctttgtctcaacttatatagcaaaaaataagaaagaacgagaaaagacaaagtcaaaactaaaagctcaagcttctcatatgaggattgcaggaagtgttatatgggagtcagttctgattaggccattttagatagaacagtgcatagtgacccttaatgtgatgggccctatataaagatttttgcaatattggaattttaacaaacctcatccagtatgtacggaagaggcaaagatgtgatcaccatgtccttactctgtatcaggttatttttctgcatccttgattgtcaggcatagaacagcaacaatctgaaatagctggtagacatggaaaaacatggctaaaactatagttgtgggttacacacctcaactgtgaaaggctaatgctgtgtgcacagtccttggaggccactcttttaagcctaattatttcaaactgaaaggaggtttatctgagctcaaggtgatcctggccagccaggtagagggcaacatgtgatacttgagaccctgttttaaaccagcacagaaatccacacttcattcaaagcatcatctacgaattctcgattatttaccattctctccctaccagtcgttctgtttggaatggtagaaaacaactggaactgatctttctattttaaggaccttgatctctctttttttaggtccacattaagagtgcatacaaatggacatcaccatctgaacatcttagtattatctactctgtatatatagcataatactgtgcctatgacagtcttaagcttccttgagtgtagttgccccatcaagaagtgtgaagttctgagttcaaaccccagtgatgctttaaagggactagaagaaagccatcagagatactccacttctttgtccttagattaaatcaagttga from Rattus norvegicus strain BN/NHsdMcwi chromosome 19, GRCr8, whole genome shotgun sequence encodes the following:
- the LOC134483290 gene encoding uncharacterized protein LOC134483290, yielding MFSHLRKRFGRGNIDSGETRVKESGLSSQSNDGQRQHFWGMWNAGRETSSPGTELSENQAKKEKERLIKELQLITEERNDLRDRLRFLTERSMKNRSHFRPNPYYEDLERMEEAVMSILHNLEMENTEVHENNHKLKKEITFSRNLLSQLLMENTCRKKLVPLKQESKEVHLDCALNQKYLVDFNKKDKDHQRTEPALSGRDLLA